The genomic region agaataaaagcaggAAACGTTGGTTGTAGTTTCCTGTTGCTGAAAAATGACATTAGTTAGAATTTATTGAACAATTATGTTGAACCCTGAAGTAAATgataatgtaaatgttttcagtcatttgggtggaatatattttattttgtagtttgtgGGTTATTTTTCCCTGCTCTGTGCCTGCAGGTTTCAGTTCTTTATGCCTTAAAATGAATCCATCAAAACGCtttgcactaagatatttgcatcaCCACTGCAATAACTGATGcttactttgtcatttttattgaaataaacataaatgttgaaaacttttccccaaaattttaaaacaaggaatgaataaactagaaaatgatttattaacgCGAGTGTCCAGAGGTTTTGACACACTGTTGCTTTGAGCAGTGATGTTCTTTCCTGCAGTGGCCTGAACATCCTCAggttaaggaaataaaaacttgctAGATAGATCAGTCAGGTAAAACAAACCGTAGACGACTTTTGTTTCACATTAAGGTAagatcattttgtttatttatttagcacgttttcagcaacaaggcagttcaaagtgctttccatgaatttgaaggaaataaaacaataaaccaaaggaaaaaGTATAAATTAGATGTTGCTAAATGTTGAGTGACGTTTCTCAGGGGTGCGGTACCGCCCCCCAGAGGGCGTTCAGAGCACAACAATACCAGTTTAGACTTTGAGCAACTTGCTAAAACTATattgtgtaacattaaaacatgcttgtCTGCAGCGTATCCATGGCAActcttctcttcagtgtttgttaGCTTCTCCTGCTAATGCTAGCTTCACCTCGTCAGTTCAGCGTCACACCAGCTGGTCACGCTGTGATTCACTTGTCTGGTGtctcattttcaaatattttatgttttgttgagGATTTTTGTGCATATGTTTTGGCAGTGCTGTGATCATGTCAAAGCAGCAactgatattaaaaatgttttattgtccgTCTGGACGCGTctataaaaattgtaatttttcagtaGACTTAGGTTATAACCGATTATATCATTACCACATACTCTGAATTCTCTAGCTAGTCGACTCATGTAACTTGAGATATACAACTTGCACTTAATATTGAACTTTTGAGAATATTAAGGTCCACTTGTGCACCTATAGTGTAAGTTCTAATCGATACAATTTGCAGATACCAGTAACTTTCCTTCCAAATcaataaaacttttgttttattgatttcctTCTTCATTATCAATTTATTCAACCCATGGGAACACAGTTAAGTCTCAACATGTTTCTCTTCATTAAGTAAATCCACATTCATTCAGACATatgaataaaatgtcaaaaacatcaTTGAAGCACTAAGCCTAAACCAAATTTACATCATAACTGCTATTTTCATAGCAATCTTAGAATTTGTCATTTAACTTATTTGTCCAGGTGGGTTAATCGGTTTCACATATGAACctccaaatgttttgtttgttaactCATGTTTAACATGAGCATATGATTATCATCCTTGTATTTGGAGAACTGATCAAATGTTGCATGATGCAGATACAACCAATATTAAGGCTTAAAGCTACTCTGTCCTACTTTATTTCTAACATTTGTTGTTTGATACGAGTCAATATTAATCTGTAATCCCACATGCCATTTAAGTTACATTTTACCTGTAGAGTTTTAACGTCTATGACTAAAATACTTTCTCAACATAACTTTCAATTTCAGGCTATAATATCTGGTCAATCACCATATTagatatttcagattttgatttcAGGCTAAATAAGAATTTTGTTGTtatgaagcttttatttttatctgtcatGGATTCATTTCCTATTATTTGGAGCTTTTATGTAGAGCTTATtgatttaaattagaaatgggAATATAAATAGAAATTATCTGATAATATTGCAGCTTTGTTTCACATTTGACTCGTTTATATGTGCTCTGTTGCTATCAGTTGTCATAGGCAGAATTTATGCCATTGGTAATGGAAGCTTCAACTTCAGTTTTACTCCTGAAAAtgttaatcaaatttattaaggAATTGCTGAATTTGTtcctcttttaaaatgttttgttttccctgttAGAAGATGTTAACTCTTCTTGTATACTTTAAATGATTCCACAAGGTTGATCTTATgtacttttcaaaatatttatcaGCATCACTTATTATAGCTATTTCCTTACTCATAGtgctaatttatttacttatttatgttCATTTGCTTGTATTCCTTCTTTCACTTAAGGCAATGTATTTCCTAAGTGCTACTTGGTTCTATAGTGCTTCAAAATTGTAGAATAATATTagtttgattttaataattcaattggaaaataaattttctggTTCTATTTCGAAAGATCAGTTAATACAAcccttaatttatttatttttctaagaaagtcttattttgaagaagGGACAGTTTCCTAATATATATAGTTCTTAGATTTAGGTTATAGTATTAAATGTACATTGTATTTCAGGAATGGCCCCAAGATGTTGATGTGGCCCAAAGGGTATACTTTCAGTAGAGAGTCGTTATATTGAGTTTAACCACCAATTGTCAGGAGAGATCTGTTCCAGTTACCTGAAATTCTGATTGCTTAAATCAAAATTTAGCTTTAGCCATATTTTCATTGTTTGGTTTATCATAGCGTCTCTCCAGGTCTCACTCCTCCTGTTCTGGAGATATTTAGGTGTCTTCCATCAGAAGAAGGCGGCTAGAATGGGACAGATTTTCAGCTTCTGGAAAAGACAGAACTGAAAGCAGAACAATTAGTACTTTTGATTAAGCAAAGCATGCAATCAAAACCTGGTCCTGTTTGTGCTCTTATTTTGAGGCTGAATCTATCTCATTCATATTTAGCTGTTTACCTTTTAGTtaattagaagagtttgaaacaggaagtggaccagCTCAGAGTGGGAGCCcagaacagatagaaaaaaactaaaagttataaatttatttttgtcatccaggatatggcaaaactaaaaaaggcttaaaaataaagcaacttaaacttaaatatcccataacttgtattgggagccatttcaataaatcaatgtttatgatGAATATTATTAAGAGCAGttactcattaaagcttttttatttagagccttaaatgtttgtaaaggtGAATCTGAGGTTAGATCAGACAGAACAAAACttgaataaaagcaacatttgaattttagttttatttctctgcagGCTGTTTACTGAGaattaaacatgtttgatgtgcattactagtcatttttggtcctgcagcttgaatgtggtctaaaaactttttaaaccacattttacattacatttcacTGGAACTTTACCAACCACCCCCAAAATTGCTCTTAAGAAATTTTCCTGTTTACGGTTCCCCCAATAATAGGATTTACGCCTTTCAATATGAGTGGCAAATCTGGTAAATCACTTGATTAAGCAGCGCTGCAGGTGAATGATATGATGAGTAAAGATTACTGGAGGTGAGTGTCAATAAAAAGGATCAAATTAAACTAGCAACAGGAAAAAAGGGGAAATGACAATAAACCAAGAGATAATACTaatcaaagaaaactaaatggaaatgaatgaagaacaaaatgcaagaataaactaagaaactaaatgAAATACCGAGGAATAAACTTCTATGGCAAAACCTTTTGAGCAATAATTAACACAGAGAACTGtatggcaaaaataaacagacactATTTTTAGATAAAAGGTAATATTGTTGGGTTTGTTGAGAACATATCTAGTACTaagaagaaatgtattttacagaCCATGACAGTAAGGAACgtatcatttatttatgttgaaattagattttattttatatattcattTCTTCAATGGTATTTTTCATGTCAGTTTTAATGTTAGGAGGCTAAAGTGACTCCATGACACTTTCAATTTGACTCGTTAGGATTTAAGAACCAGCTTTGTTCTTTCTCATTTCTGTCCAGTAAAACTATTAGTCTATAAATCAATAGTCGGGTCTATATAAAGATATAATCCATGTTTCTGTCCCATATTTGCAGGAAATATTGGTGGGGTCTGTCCCCATCAGGCCATAGTTGGTGGGGATATATCCACACCAGTCCTTCAGGAAGCCTATATTTTTATGGCATTAAAATGAtatgaaacttttgtttttccactgaaagTTCTGGTTTACACATTAATACCATGTGTGTGGAATTTTATGGATGATACTCTGATGTCCCATTCTCCTGAAGGCAGCACAGAGCTGCAACACCAGAAAGTGACAAATTtgctgaagagaagaagagttaTGATTGATATAGTTGCAGTTCTATCATGTTGCACAGCTCAGTCTTTATGCAAATAGTTCAAAGCTTAAATTTCTATTGTTGCACATATTTTATCTGGCCATCTTGTGCAAGATTTAGCAACTTACATATCAGAAAATGGCTGagaacaagaatattttttccactgtgattggctgctgttAGACCTACCAATTTTAAGTTGAATGTTCATTCGTTGCATTTTTCGTAGACGCctgtaaaataatttctagtcacattgcttttttgttttctgggaAGTTATTTTTGATGATAAACACAGGAACaatcataaaaatcaaaacatcaactataatgataataatattattaataaaatagtgGCAGCTATTTTCAATTTAGCAGTGTTTGAATTGCTGTTTCATAATTATTTCAGTAGAGGCTCAGCATAACTATTAATTGTGTTGTTGTGACTGCCCCACAAagtttttctattcttttcagcaaataaatttatttcactCCTTTTCGCTTGCTGTTTTTTCTATCGTCCACTAGATGGAGGCATTGCCATGCTGGGTGAAATCTGGCTGTGGTCAGAAGCTGTTTTCAACTTTAGCTTTGCTTTCTGTTGCCTGAAGATGGTCCAAATGAAACATACTGAGGTTTATGGATTAGAGTTGAGAAAATGTAACATACTAAGAGGTCAGATTCCTTTTGCAAGATACGGGATATAATTATGCAGCTATCTGCATAATTATTATGATTATAGAGGGACAGTTTGATATTTGGATGTGTTTTGCAATGAAGCCCAGCCATGCAACACATTACAGCAAAGTGTGGAGATTTGGAAGGGACCTCCCACGTGGTTCCGGACAACAAATGTTGGTTAGTATTTGGGATGAAAACCTGTTAACATATTTCATAAACAGTCAGCGGGAGGGGCCCCATGTACCCACccaccaaccaaccaaccaccaACCAACCACCAACCAAACACCAACCAACCACCGAACACCAACCAACCACCAACCAAACACCAACCAACCACCAAACACCAACTGAACACCAACCACCAACCAAACACCAAccaccaaccaaccaaccaccaAACACCAACCAACCACCAACCAAACACCAAACACCAACCGAACACCAACCACCAACCAACCACCAACCAACCACCAAACACCAACCAAACACCAACCAAACACCAACCACCACCAAACACCAACCGAACACCAACCACCAACCAACCACCAAACACCAACCAACCACCAACCAACCACCAAacaccaaccaaccaaccaccaaccaaccaaccaccaACCTACTTGGCGTTGTCTCCTCTGAACTACAGTACAAACATCTTCcatgttctttttattattttgttctttgtgttttttctttagtgattctagttaggttatttctttgtttagtccTTCTAGTTATTCTAGTTCTGTATTACTTAGTTCTTATTTTTAGATCAGGCTTGTTTCCATTTGGTTCTTTCATAGATTcccctcctttctttttctttctagtttttcatgtttctttagtCTTAGTGTTAGTTATTCCCACATCCCCTTTTCTCTCCCTCCATCATTTTCCCATTTATCTTCCTAACTCCTTTGTGCCACCTTCTCTTCTTCCTGGTCAATCACTCACTCCTCTTATCAATTAGCTCATCAGCTCTGCTTCATTTTCAAACCAACACCTGTTAGCATTTAAGCGCCTGTTGTTACCTTCACCTTGTTACTCCTGATCACTTTTCCTGGTTTACCTGGATTTTCTAGTGTCTGCTTCTTTGAGTTATATTTCAATTTTTGTTGTTCCCTGGACTTCtacattttttctacattttattcatttttcacattaaatacaCATCAGAACTATTTTGTCTCTCACCTGCTGGAACTGGATTCACACTACAACCATAACCATGACACTAAGGAGGGTTTtccaaataatacataaaaagtattttagaaaAAGTAAACTAAATAGCCAAGGGAGGGCTTcccaaactcagaaatgcttAAACGAAAATGTCTTTGAACACCTTCTACCTTCTTATGTTGTCTTTTTAGGGTTAAGGTTGAATCTTTAAGcattgaaaatgtgaatttttaaattagctttatCTCTAAGGCCAGTTGTGAACAATTAATGTCCAATTTATTGATCACaatactgtcaggatctgtatttttctctgtgtttattttgagttttgtgtctctgagtctccatgctgtcctgtctccccttgattgttcccaggtgtgtctcgtttccgTGATTGCCCTCTGTGTATGTAACCCCACTtgtgttcctcgtcgggtccttgtctagtGTTGTATGCATCTAGCTGTCGTACCGTTGTCCATTCTTTtcaccagttgctaccggcgttgagccctggcttccgctcagccgtgctgcctggttgtttggactgttttgGGATTGTGTTTCGGACTGGCTGGGATTATTCTATTCATTAAACATTCATTGTTCACTtttacctgggtctgctgcctTTACCTCACCGCTTCCACCACACCGTTTCATGACAAATACATTGGACAAGTGTATTCATTTCATCTCCTGTTGCTAATCTGAAAGACATTGAATAAAGTTGGCATAAACGTAAATATGGTCagagtaaaaaatgaaattcacaCAATGATCCAAGCTAGCCAAAGCATTTTACTCATGTTGAAGTCTGTTCTTCACCAAACCCAGAATTTGTGTCCATAATTAATCAAGCTATTAAAGATGATCTAAACAGTTAAATTGCTTTTTCTGCTCACTTGTCTCACAGGTGTGGTACATGGATGGTTATCACAACAATCGCTTTGTCAGGGAGTACCAGTCAATGTATGACTTCATGACAACAGATAACTTCACGTCCCATCGCCTGCCTCATCCGTGGTCTGGTACTGGCCAAGTTGTTTATAATGGATCCATTTACTATAACAAGTTTCAGAGTCACACCATAATCAAATTTGACTTTAGCACATCACTTATCAGCCGCTCCAGACAGCTTGACTTTGCCGGTTACAACAACATGTACCATTACTCATGGGGTGGGCACTCTGATATCGACCTCATGGTGGACGAGGGCGGGCTCTGGGCTGTGTATGCAACCAATCAAAATGCTGGCAACATTGTGCTGAGCAAATTAAATCCAAACACTCTTCAAATAATCCGCAGTTGGACCACCAACCACCCAAAGCGAAGTGCCGGTGAGGCCTTCATGATCTGCGGAACATTGTATGTCACCAATGGTTACTCAGGAGGAACTAAGGTTTACTACGCCTTCTCTACCAACTCCTCCACCTACGAGTACATTGACATTCCCCTGACCAACAAATACAGCCACTTGTCCATGCTCGATTACAATCCTAGAGACAGAGCACTTTATGCCTGGAACAACGGCCACCAAGTTCTGTATAATGTAACGCTTTATCATATAATACAGTAACTAGACTGTATTGTTCCTCTGTGTCACAGTTTGATATGATATGATTCttactaggcctgtcgcgataaacgataaatcgattaatcgtacgataaattaaaactatcgacgtcattttaattatcggcattagtCTCtcccggcctttttctctttctgttaatgacactgaatgaaaaaaggctcaactccggtgctctccactgactcctccctttctcatttccttagtgtaaagcccagcgcagagACACGATCTTACAGCTgccagccgattgtcggcccattttcaaaacctgacagtccacacattagccgacagaaatccaaggtataacggttcgatcgggttcgttcctgccgtgtggtgtccaacaatgggcacaaaataatggctacaagtccagtgaactaattttaaaaccaggcattaatcaatgctttactacaatctacctgcagtgcatgtggctagtgtcagcgtaaagtcctgactgaatgaaaatcattataacctatttatgtcacgttaacgaagaacagctgaaaagttaccgggtttatcaactgagGTAgtaatttcgctccaactcctccccttgtcatttctatattctttgcatgttgaataaacattaatgttgtttccacgtatcatctccaatgtccgctggacttcgggttgcgccgtttcagctgtttgggattcccctccataatttcccctcagagGAGAATccttgctttctgattggctgcctgtcacattcaacaggctgcgttaaagctcccagtctgggaaaatccctgatttagatcggagcagcaagacgatctaccgtaacacaccacacaatcttagaaagatcaacgttttaagattgtcttaattggaaaaataggagcaaaaaatcatgtagtgtgaattattgcatcaggtagtcgatgtgcccatcttctctatttaaatctcattattactgaagggcaacataatatacagacttcataatctgcagtcttttggttgaatgcagtatttatttccactt from Xiphophorus hellerii strain 12219 unplaced genomic scaffold, Xiphophorus_hellerii-4.1 PGA_scaffold_63__1_contigs__length_250000, whole genome shotgun sequence harbors:
- the LOC116716531 gene encoding noelin-like, yielding SKQLNCFFCSLVSQVWYMDGYHNNRFVREYQSMYDFMTTDNFTSHRLPHPWSGTGQVVYNGSIYYNKFQSHTIIKFDFSTSLISRSRQLDFAGYNNMYHYSWGGHSDIDLMVDEGGLWAVYATNQNAGNIVLSKLNPNTLQIIRSWTTNHPKRSAGEAFMICGTLYVTNGYSGGTKVYYAFSTNSSTYEYIDIPLTNKYSHLSMLDYNPRDRALYAWNNGHQVLYNVTLYHIIQ